GCACGTTCCCCGCCAGGCGTCGAGTCACTTCCTGAAGGACGGCGTCGCCGCATGAGTGCCCGAGCGAGTCATTGATGTGCTTGAAGTGGTCGAGGTCGAAGAACAGCAGGGCTCCCTTGAGCTGGTGCCGGTCATACAAGGCGATGTGTTGTTCCAGACGATCCTTGAGCAGGATACGGTTGGGCAGGTCGGTCAGCGCGTCGTGGTAGGCCAGATGCTTCACCTGCGCCTCGATAGCCTTGCGTTCGGTCACGTCGCGAAACCCGAATAGTACGCAGCGCTGTCGATTGATTGTCAGCAGCGAACTGGAGACCTCACAGATATGCGATCGGCGCTGGGCATCGCACAAGTCCATGGTTTCGTTGTGCAGCGACTCGCCGGTGGCCAGAACGCCGTGCACCCGATCGGCCAACGCGGTTTCGCTCCACAGACCGATCTCGCTCAGGGTTCGACCTATTATCTGCTCGGGTCGGTAGCCGAACACCTCCGCGAAACTGCGGTTGACTTCGATGAACACGTGCGTTTGCGTGTTGAGCAGAGCGTAAGGATCCGGAGAGCCTTGGAACAGCGAGGCAAACTTGTTCTCGCTATCGATCAGCGCCTGTTCGCTGCGTCGCCGTTCGGTGATATCCACCAGCGTGCCGACCATACCCAGGGGCCGGCCGCTGGCGTTGCGGTTGAGCGTGGCGATCGCTTCCAGCCAGCGCGGCTCGCCGGAGCGGCGTAGCAGGCGATAGGTTAGCCGGTAGCGCTGTTGCCCGCCGCGGCAGATGGCGACGAAGGCCTTGCGCATTGCTCGGCGGTCGCTCGGCGCGGTGTCTTCCATGAACGCTGCGAGTGTTCCTTCCCAGTCCGCCCCGGGGAACCCGTGCAGGCGCGCCGCCCTTGCCGAGGCGTGAAGCCTGCCGCTGCCCAGGTCGAGATCCCAAATTCCCATCTGAGCGGCGTCAAGCGCCAGGCGCAGACGCTCCTGGCTCTGTTCGAGCGCTGTATCGGTTTGCGCCAGGGCCGGCAGTCCGGGGCCGCCGATACTCCCTGCGTGGCCCTGGACGGTATATAGACGTGCCGCGACGCCGCCTACGTCGATGTATTCCATCGAGACCAGCGACGGCTTGATGGTGCCGTCGCGCCCGCGCAACAGCATTTCCAGCGGTTCGGATGCTCCTACAGCAGATCCTCCGTGCAGACGGCGCCGCTGCTGCGGGTCGCTCCACATCGGAAAATCGCGCTCAGGCTGGCCGATGATCAATTCGGGACGCCAGCCAAAACGCTGATGGAACGCTCGATTGAGATCAATGATGCGGCCGCTGCGGTGATCTACCAGCATGCACGCCATGGGCAGCCGATGAAAAAGCAGGCGAAAGGCCTCATCCTGATAAAACGAATTATCGGCCATGAATGCGCCCGGCGTATGGACCATAGCCTTTCCTCTGTTCAACTGTCCCGCAGTTCAACATAGTAGGCGGGGTTTGAAGCGACAAGTCGGACGGGCCGCCAGTGCGCGTCAGCCGTCGGTTTGCAGCAATTCGACCAGCGCACGTCCGGCGTTGGACAAGGTTCGGCCACTGTGCCAGATACAACCGAGTTGCCGGCTGATTTCGCCGTTGGACACCGCCACCGGTTTCACCTGTTCGTCGACCATGGTTCGCGGGAGCACGCTCCAGGCCAGGCCGATGGAAACCATCATCTTTATGGTTTCGAGATAGTTCGTGGTCATGCTGATTTGCGGCGTGACCCCCTCCCGCTGGAACAGACGGCTGACGACGCGGTGCGTGAAGGTGCTGGGCCCGGGAAATACTGCGGGGTATTCACCCAGCTGGCGGAGCGTAACCGAGCCCGAGTCCGCCAGGGGATGTTCGGGCGAGACGACGAAGTCCAGCGGATCGTCCCAGATGTGCCTGGCGACGACAGGTTCGTCGAGCGTAGGGGCCAGGGTGATCACCGCCAGCTCGATGTCGCCGTGCAGCACCTGGTCGTAGGCCACTTCGGAGTCGAGGAAGCGAATATCCAGCGCGACATCAGGATAGGTGGACGTGTAGCGGCGCAGTACCGGTGGCAGACGGTGCAGCCCGATGTGGTGACTGGTGCCGAGCACCAGACGCCCCTGCACCTGGCTGGACAGATTGCTCAGCGCGCGGCGGGTATCGTCCAGCGTCTGGAGGACCAGCGTCGCGCGAGGCAGCAATGCACGGCCGGCTTCGGTCAGCGAAACGTGCCGACCGATACGGTCGAACAGTCGCGTGGCGAGTTGCTGTTCCAGCGCGGCTATACGCTTGCTCACCGCGGGCTGGGTAAGGTGGAGAGCTTCTGCTGCCTGAGAGAACGAGCCGCTCTTGGCGACGGCTAGGAATGCGGTGAGGTTGGCGGTATCCATGAATTCCTCCTGGGAATACTTTCCATGAATATTATGAATTTGTTTTATTCGACGCCAGCTCTTACCATCGCTTCCTGATGATTCGAGGCCGATTCGAGCCCGGACGACCAGCCTGATTGGGAGCACAGCATGTCCGCCAAGACACTTTACGACAAGCTTTGGGATAGCCATCTGGTGAAGCAGCGCGACGACGGATCCGCGCTGCTGTACATCGATCGGCACCTGTTGCACGAAGTTACCTCGCCTCAGGCATTCGAAGGCCTTCGCTTGGCGGGTCGCAAGCCCTGGCGAATCGACGCCAACCTTGCCACGCCCGATCACAACGTGCCGACCACCAATCGCGCCGCGGGCGTTTCCGGGATCGACGATCAGGTATCCAAGCTGCAGGTCACCACACTGGACGACAACTGCCGTGACTTCGGAATTCTCGAATTCCAGATGACCGACCGCCGTCAGGGCATCGTGCATGTTGTCGGACCGGAGCAGGGCGCAACGCTGCCGGGCATGACCATCGTCTGTGGCGACTCCCACACCGCCACCCACGGCGCCTTCGCCGCGTTGGCGCACGGTATCGGCACCTCCGAGGTTGAGCATGTGCTGGCCACGCAGTGCCTGGTAGCGAAGAAAATGAAGAACATGCAGGTGCTGGTCGAAGGCAAGCTCGGCTTTGGCGTGACTGCCAAGGACATCGTACTTGCGGTGATCGGCAAGATCGGCACTGCCGGCGGCAACGGACACGCCATCGAATTTGCCGGCTCGGCGATCCGTGATCTGTCGGTCGAAGGGCGCATGACCATCTGCAACATGGCGATCGAGGCGGGTGCGCGCGTCGGCCTGGTTGCCTGCGACGAAAAGACTATCGAGTACGTCAAGGGTCGGCCGTATTCGCCGGCCGGCGAAGACTGGGACAAGGCCGTCGAGCTGTGGAAAGATCTGGTTTCCGATGCCGATGCGCAGTTCGACACGGTCGTGAAACTCGCTGCGGAAGACATCAAGCCGCAGGTTTCCTGGGGCACCTCTCCGGAGATGGTCGTAGCCGTGGATGCGGTCGTACCGAACCCGGTCGAAGAAGCCGATGCTGTGAAGCGCAACGGCTACGAGCGTGCGCTCAAATACATGGGACTGGAAGCCAATCAGCCCATCACCTCGATCAGGCTCGATCGAGTGTTCATCGGTTCGTGCACCAACTCGCGCATCGAGGATCTGCGGGCGGCAGCAGCGGTGGCCAAGGGTCGTCACGTATCGCCGTCGATCAAGCAGGCGATGGTCGTGCCGGGCTCCGGGCTGGTCAAGGAGCAGGCCGAGCGTGAAGGACTGGACATCATTTTCAAGGCAGCGGGTTTCGAATGGCGCGACCCGGGTTGCTCGATGTGTCTGGCGATGAATCCGGACCG
The nucleotide sequence above comes from Halopseudomonas xinjiangensis. Encoded proteins:
- a CDS encoding sensor domain-containing protein, which encodes MVHTPGAFMADNSFYQDEAFRLLFHRLPMACMLVDHRSGRIIDLNRAFHQRFGWRPELIIGQPERDFPMWSDPQQRRRLHGGSAVGASEPLEMLLRGRDGTIKPSLVSMEYIDVGGVAARLYTVQGHAGSIGGPGLPALAQTDTALEQSQERLRLALDAAQMGIWDLDLGSGRLHASARAARLHGFPGADWEGTLAAFMEDTAPSDRRAMRKAFVAICRGGQQRYRLTYRLLRRSGEPRWLEAIATLNRNASGRPLGMVGTLVDITERRRSEQALIDSENKFASLFQGSPDPYALLNTQTHVFIEVNRSFAEVFGYRPEQIIGRTLSEIGLWSETALADRVHGVLATGESLHNETMDLCDAQRRSHICEVSSSLLTINRQRCVLFGFRDVTERKAIEAQVKHLAYHDALTDLPNRILLKDRLEQHIALYDRHQLKGALLFFDLDHFKHINDSLGHSCGDAVLQEVTRRLAGNVRREDTVARLGGDEFVVLLSGLEADDGSFADSVQTTAEKLRFVLSEPMIIEGHSLQLSTSIGVALIPDHGESPDDLLKRADIALYRVKEAGRNGVAFFEQSMQVTASKRLVVENQLRRALALGEFKVYYQPQFDSLSHRVVGAEALLRWEHPEQGLIGPASFIKVLEESGMIIEAGRWVLAEACQFFSRLRESGLVGFDNFSLSVNISPRQFRQSGFVDLVRDSIGSQDLPPGCIKLEITEGVVIENISDTVEKMQELRQLGVSFAIDDFGTGYSSLSYLKRLPLDLLKIDQSFVRDCASNGNDAEIVRAIVAIARSLKLDMIAEGVETEEQLTFLRGMACHCYQGYLFSPPLDETAFMDLLSRT
- a CDS encoding LysR family transcriptional regulator — encoded protein: MDTANLTAFLAVAKSGSFSQAAEALHLTQPAVSKRIAALEQQLATRLFDRIGRHVSLTEAGRALLPRATLVLQTLDDTRRALSNLSSQVQGRLVLGTSHHIGLHRLPPVLRRYTSTYPDVALDIRFLDSEVAYDQVLHGDIELAVITLAPTLDEPVVARHIWDDPLDFVVSPEHPLADSGSVTLRQLGEYPAVFPGPSTFTHRVVSRLFQREGVTPQISMTTNYLETIKMMVSIGLAWSVLPRTMVDEQVKPVAVSNGEISRQLGCIWHSGRTLSNAGRALVELLQTDG
- the leuC gene encoding 3-isopropylmalate dehydratase large subunit, with amino-acid sequence MSAKTLYDKLWDSHLVKQRDDGSALLYIDRHLLHEVTSPQAFEGLRLAGRKPWRIDANLATPDHNVPTTNRAAGVSGIDDQVSKLQVTTLDDNCRDFGILEFQMTDRRQGIVHVVGPEQGATLPGMTIVCGDSHTATHGAFAALAHGIGTSEVEHVLATQCLVAKKMKNMQVLVEGKLGFGVTAKDIVLAVIGKIGTAGGNGHAIEFAGSAIRDLSVEGRMTICNMAIEAGARVGLVACDEKTIEYVKGRPYSPAGEDWDKAVELWKDLVSDADAQFDTVVKLAAEDIKPQVSWGTSPEMVVAVDAVVPNPVEEADAVKRNGYERALKYMGLEANQPITSIRLDRVFIGSCTNSRIEDLRAAAAVAKGRHVSPSIKQAMVVPGSGLVKEQAEREGLDIIFKAAGFEWRDPGCSMCLAMNPDRLQAGEHCASTSNRNFEGRQGNGGRTHLVSPAMAAAAAIAGHFVDVREMLNKEEAHA